CGACCAACAATCAGGTGCTCCAGCGCGCGTATTGCCGCACAGCAAATTTCATTACCGCGTCCAATGGTAAAAGTCAGACCATGTCCGCTGATCGCCGCGTTATCCGTCTCGATGATGACGTAAGCGGCAGAATAATCCGGGTCCGGATTCATCGCATCCGAACCGTCGAGCTGTTCGGAGGTAGGAAAGCGGATGTCTTCGACGCGCAATGCGGTAAGTCTGGTCATTGTTCGCTGCCCTCGGTGAGTTGACGCTGCTCGCCAAGCCCGGCGATGCCTAACCGGATGACCTGCCCCGGACGCAGATAAACCGGTGGTTTTTGTCCCATCCCCACGCCTGGCGGTGTGCCGGTTGAGATGATGTCGCCCGGCTGCAAACTCATAAACCGACTGAGATAGCTAACGATCTGCGCAACCGTGAAGATCATGGTGCGGGTGTTGCCGTTCTGATAGCGCCTGCCGTCCACCTCCAGCCACAAATTAAGCTGCTGCGGATCGGCGATTTCATCAGCAGTCACCAGCCACGGGCCGATCGGACCAAAGGTGTCGCAGCCTTTGCCTTTGTCCCATGTGCCGCCGCGTTCAATCTGATATTCACGTTCAGAAACGTCGTTGACCACGCAGTAGCCTGCGACATGCGACAGCGCATCCGCTTCGGCGATATAGCTACCGCCTTTACCGATTACTACGCCCAGCTCGACTTCCCAGTCGGTTTTCACCGAACCGCGAGGAATGCGCACCGTATCGTTTGGTCCCACCACGGCGCTGGTCCATTTGCTAAACACCACCGGTTCTTGCGGGATGTCAGCACCGGTTTCGGCGGCGTGATCGGCATAGTTCAGGCCAATACAGATAAATTTGCCAATACGCCCGACGCAGGCACCAATGCGCGGTTGGCCGCTGATTTTAGGCAGTTCACTGAGCGGCAGCTGACGCAGCCTTTCCAGTTCGGCAGGTAGCAGCGCATCGCCAGCGATGTCATCGACAAAGTGCGACAAATCGCGCAGTTCACCCTGTTGGTCCAGCATTGCCGGACGCTCTTTTCCCGGCTCGCCCACTCGTAATAATTTCATGACTGCACTCCTGTTAGTTGCTCCAGCCGCCATCAATAATCTGTGCGGTGCCGGTGATATAAGCGCTGGCATCG
The sequence above is a segment of the Candidatus Pantoea floridensis genome. Coding sequences within it:
- a CDS encoding fumarylacetoacetate hydrolase family protein is translated as MKLLRVGEPGKERPAMLDQQGELRDLSHFVDDIAGDALLPAELERLRQLPLSELPKISGQPRIGACVGRIGKFICIGLNYADHAAETGADIPQEPVVFSKWTSAVVGPNDTVRIPRGSVKTDWEVELGVVIGKGGSYIAEADALSHVAGYCVVNDVSEREYQIERGGTWDKGKGCDTFGPIGPWLVTADEIADPQQLNLWLEVDGRRYQNGNTRTMIFTVAQIVSYLSRFMSLQPGDIISTGTPPGVGMGQKPPVYLRPGQVIRLGIAGLGEQRQLTEGSEQ